A section of the Paenibacillus yonginensis genome encodes:
- the aroC gene encoding chorismate synthase, whose product MSLRYLTAGETHGPQLTAIIEGLPSNLKLDFEALNFQLLRRQKGYGRGRRMQIEKDTAKIAGGVRHGYTTGAPVALIVENNDWKHWQNIMNIEPIEGTDEEKRRVHRPRPGHADLNGGLKYDLKDLRNVLERSSARETAIRVACGAVARQLLEHFGIKVAGQVIRIGEIEAPPNNLPLDELARLTEESSVRVVDKETEAKMEAYIDQIKQEGDSIGGVVECIIEGAPVGLGSHVQYDRKLDGRIAQAVMSINAFKGVEIGIGFEAGQLRGSQVHDEILYSEEKGYHRASNRLGGFEGGMTNGMPIVVRGVMKPIPTLYKPLQSVDIDTKEPFTAQVERSDACAVPAASVVLESVVAWEVAKAFLEKFGGDSLGEIERNYEAYKQQLERY is encoded by the coding sequence ATGAGTTTGCGTTATTTGACAGCAGGGGAGACACACGGTCCTCAGCTTACAGCTATCATAGAAGGATTGCCCAGCAATTTGAAGCTGGATTTTGAAGCTTTGAATTTCCAACTGCTCAGACGGCAGAAAGGGTATGGCCGCGGCCGGCGCATGCAGATCGAGAAGGATACGGCCAAAATTGCAGGCGGTGTTCGTCACGGGTACACAACCGGAGCGCCGGTTGCTTTGATCGTCGAAAATAACGACTGGAAGCACTGGCAGAACATTATGAACATTGAACCGATTGAAGGCACGGACGAAGAGAAACGCCGCGTCCATCGCCCACGTCCGGGTCACGCCGATTTGAACGGTGGTTTGAAATATGATCTCAAGGATCTTCGGAACGTCCTGGAGCGTTCCAGCGCCAGGGAAACGGCGATCCGCGTGGCCTGCGGCGCGGTGGCCCGGCAGCTGCTTGAGCATTTCGGCATAAAGGTGGCCGGACAAGTTATCCGGATCGGGGAAATTGAAGCACCCCCTAATAATCTGCCGCTGGACGAACTGGCCCGTTTGACCGAGGAATCTTCTGTTCGTGTAGTCGATAAGGAAACCGAAGCGAAAATGGAGGCCTACATCGACCAGATCAAACAGGAGGGCGATTCGATCGGCGGGGTCGTGGAATGTATTATCGAAGGGGCGCCGGTCGGACTGGGCAGCCATGTGCAGTATGACCGCAAGCTGGATGGACGGATTGCCCAAGCAGTTATGTCAATCAATGCCTTTAAAGGTGTTGAAATCGGAATCGGATTTGAGGCGGGCCAGCTGCGCGGCTCCCAGGTGCATGATGAAATTTTGTACAGCGAGGAGAAAGGGTATCACCGGGCCAGCAACCGTCTCGGCGGATTCGAGGGCGGCATGACCAACGGCATGCCTATTGTGGTACGCGGCGTCATGAAGCCGATCCCTACCCTGTACAAACCGCTGCAAAGCGTGGACATCGATACAAAAGAGCCGTTCACGGCTCAAGTCGAACGTTCCGATGCCTGTGCGGTGCCTGCGGCAAGCGTAGTGCTCGAGAGCGTGGTGGCCTGGGAAGTGGCCAAAGCGTTCCTGGAGAAGTTCGGCGGCGATTCCCTGGGAGAGATCGAGCGCAACTACGAAGCTTACAAGCAGCAGCTGGAGCGGTACTAA
- the aroB gene encoding 3-dehydroquinate synthase produces the protein MRTVQVELGDRSYPIYIGEGLLERAGELFALHEISRKSKLLIVTDDHIAPHYLALLEDRLQAEGYQTKAHVVPGGEASKSLQVYEEVMTTAIQAGLDRSSTVVALGGGVVGDLAGFVAATYMRGIDFVQIPTTILAHDSSVGGKVAVNHPLAKNMIGAFHQPKLVLYDLNTLLTLPPREVRSGLAEVVKHGLIWDEAFAGWCDEHAAELLALNLPALGYALERGCSIKAQVVSGDERENGQRAILNLGHTIGHALEAVGGYGTLLHGEAISIGMVGSAMLAVGRGKPADILPRTKSLLEKFELPTAIPEGWEDEAILSAMMHDKKFREDQMVFVLPDRIGKVNIVKDMTVAEVKDVLGRLREEKQHV, from the coding sequence ATGAGAACGGTTCAGGTGGAACTAGGCGACCGCTCTTATCCGATTTACATTGGGGAAGGGCTGCTGGAACGGGCGGGAGAGTTGTTTGCCCTGCATGAGATTTCCCGCAAGAGCAAGCTGCTGATCGTCACGGATGATCATATTGCTCCACATTATTTGGCTTTATTGGAAGACCGGCTGCAGGCGGAAGGCTATCAGACAAAAGCACATGTCGTACCGGGCGGTGAAGCCTCCAAATCGCTGCAGGTATATGAAGAGGTCATGACGACAGCCATCCAGGCCGGGCTTGACCGCAGCTCCACCGTGGTTGCGCTGGGCGGAGGTGTTGTAGGCGATCTGGCCGGCTTCGTGGCGGCTACTTACATGAGGGGCATCGATTTTGTGCAAATCCCGACGACAATACTGGCTCATGACAGCAGCGTCGGCGGCAAGGTGGCTGTGAATCATCCACTGGCCAAAAATATGATCGGCGCTTTTCACCAGCCGAAGCTGGTTTTGTATGATCTGAATACACTGCTAACGCTTCCACCCCGCGAAGTGCGGTCCGGTTTGGCCGAAGTGGTCAAACACGGGCTGATCTGGGATGAAGCGTTCGCTGGCTGGTGCGACGAACATGCAGCCGAGCTGCTGGCTTTAAACCTTCCGGCGCTGGGATACGCGCTGGAGCGGGGCTGCTCCATCAAGGCGCAGGTCGTTTCGGGCGATGAACGCGAGAATGGACAGCGAGCCATTCTTAATCTGGGGCATACGATCGGCCATGCGCTGGAAGCGGTTGGCGGATACGGTACACTGCTTCATGGCGAAGCGATTTCGATCGGCATGGTCGGTTCGGCCATGCTGGCGGTTGGCCGGGGCAAACCGGCGGATATTTTACCAAGAACCAAGTCGCTGCTGGAGAAATTCGAACTGCCGACCGCTATTCCGGAAGGCTGGGAGGATGAAGCGATCCTCAGCGCGATGATGCATGACAAGAAATTCAGAGAAGATCAGATGGTGTTTGTGCTGCCGGACAGAATTGGCAAGGTAAACATCGTTAAAGACATGACGGTCGCCGAGGTGAAGGATGTGCTTGGGCGGCTCAGGGAGGAGAAGCAGCATGTTTAA